The following nucleotide sequence is from Methanobacterium sp. Maddingley MBC34.
TGACTTGCTAATGACTTGCTAATGACTTGCTAATGACTTGTTCTGACTATTTAATTGCCATTGATTTGTTTTTAATGAATTTGTGAACGTGATTATTTGTGAATTTAAGATAACAGGACCTTATTATTTATTTATAATTGTTCCCCTGACTTTTTCACCCTTAAGGGCACTTTCCAGTAATCCTTCGCAACCTGCATTTATTAGTTCTGATTCTATTCCCTTCTCAGCCAGTTCCAGTAGTTCTCTTAGTTTACCAGCCATTCCCCCGGTTACATCAACGGTTCGTGCTCCTTCCAGGAATTTCAGATCTTCCATTGAGTTTACCACTTCCAGAAGCCTGGCCTGGGAATGTTTTTTGGGGTCGCGGTCGTAGATTCCATCCACATCTGAGCCCAGGATGATCCTCTCTGGCTGCAGTTTCTTTGATAGGTAGTTCACCAGCTGGTCACCGGATACTACTGCCATCTGGATATTTTCATCTGTATCCATGACCACGTCACCGTATAAGACTGGTACCAATCCCATTTCTAGATATTTCTTCACTATTCCTAAATTTGCTGATTTGATCCGTTTATTTTCAGTTATTATGAATGATGATGGTGGTACTGCCACTGCAGGAATTTTATATTTCAACAGATAGTGGCATACGAAATGGTTGAGATTTTTAACCGAGTTCTGGGTTAGGGTGAATCCCATTTTTTTACTTTCCAGTTCTTCTGGAGTTTTTATGGGGCTGCCTATTTCATATTTTCTGGCATGTAAATGGCCGAAACTACCAGCTCCGTGAATTATGATAAGTTCACCCACATTTGCCCTGGCTATTTCCTGGGCAATGCGATCAAGATTCACTGGATCCAGGGTGGGTTTGCTAGCGTCTTTACGGGTGATTACACTTCCACCCAGTTTCAGGATTATCATTACCCACAACCTCTAATTTGTTTATTAAACACTAGCTGACTATTAATCACCAGTTGGCTATTAATACCAAAATGACTACCAATGTTCCAAGGATTATCAACACCCCAAGAATTACCAATACTCAAATAATTACCAATAATCAAATGATTACCAATCACCAGGTCACCCCTTTGGATGATATTCCAACCGGGAATGCATTTTCAATTGACTCAAGTTCTCCCAATACTTCCCAGGTTTTCCCTGGGCAGTAGGCAATGATACTGCCCCCTCCACCTGCTCCGGTTATTTTGGCACCGGTAGCTCCTGCACTGCGTGCATGGTAAATCAGGCGTGATAATTCGTTAGTGTTAACCCCTAAGGCATCCAGTAGTCCCTGGTTGATGTTCATTAACTCACCTACCCTTGTTTCTTCTCCTTTGGTGATGGATTCTCGGGCCTGGTTGGTCACTGTTTCCATGATATCCAGGATGGGCTTTATGATGGTGGGGTGGGCCTGGCAGAGTTTTCTGACTTCCTTCACCAGGATCCCGGTGTTACCGGGTTGGCTGGTATAACCCACTACCAGTGGCATTTTAAGGGCTGGTTTTATTTTCACTGCTCCTCTTTCATGGGTGAAGTATAGAAATCCCCCATGGGTGGATACCGTGGTGTCCAGTGGGCTTGCTGCTCCTTGAACCTCTAATTCTACCTGATGAGCAGTACGTGCCAGTGTTTCCAGGGATAGTTCCTGCTGGTAGTAACGTGAAGCTGCGGCCAGGGTGGCAACGGTGATGGCTGCGGATGACCCTAATCCTGCTCCTATGGGTATTTCAAGGTCCACAGTTATGTTCAGACCAGAGTCGGGTGATGATCCAAGTTCGGTTCGGAATAATGCACTCTTAATATATTTCATTATCCCGGCATCCATGTTGCCCGGGTTTTGATCTTGTTCGCCTTCACTGTTTAATTGAGTTATAATACCAGTTTCTGTACTGATTAACCCATAAACGTCCAGCTCCGGAATTTTCACATGTATAATGTTGTCGGTTCCTTCCTTGAGGGTTACGGTGGCTCTTTTATCAACTGCCACTGCAATGGCGGGTTTCCCGTAGACCACTGCGTGTTCTCCAAAAAGAATAGCCTTACCTGGTGCAGATGCCCTAGCTGTCATTGGATTGAACTCCGTTCACTAAATCTGTGCAATTTTACTTTTATCCTCAAACCGTACAATAAACCTTCCTTTCGATTTATTTTTTCCCTGAATGATTACCTATGAGTTTTAATAATTATTTTTTTTTATTATTTAAGATTATTACTATATTTTTAAGCATTTTAACAGTTATCAAGCCTTTAAAATGCCTTTACTAAATTTGAATATTTTCTTAAATTGAAATGCCTTTTTTTATATGTGTTTTCAATTTATTTCAATACTTCATATATGAGATTATATTTTGCTTCATATATGAGATTATATTTTGAAAGACTGCTGATATGCCCATATCATTATTTTAAACGACTGCAGATGTTATTTGATACTGCAGATATCATTTGAATACTGCAGATATCTTTTAAATACTGGAGATATCATTTGAATATCGCAGATGCGTATCCCACCACGGAAGTGTAGTCTCCTCCAGTATCGCCACTGGTGGCGTACTGTAATACACTGACTTCAGTGGCTCCCATACCTTTTGATGCTTCAATAGTGGCGGCCACTGGCCCGTAACCACACATGGTCACGTTGAATTCCTGTATGGTTCGCATCATTTCCAGTTCATCCATGGCTGATATGGCTTCTAAGACTTTCTTATCCTGTGCTTCGGCCACTTCATGGGGCTGGTAATGGGTGAAGTCTGTGCTGGCAATTACCACCAGGTCCCGTCCCAGTTTACGTGCAGTGTGACTTATGGCTTCTCCAAGTTCTCTGGAGGTTTCCAAATCCTGCATCATCATACACACCGGTACCATCTGGAAATCCGAACTGATTTCCTGAAGGAATGGTAGTTGCACTTCACAGCTGTGCTCCTTTAGATGGGCGGATGGATCATCATCCAGTAGAGGATAGTAGTTTAACAGTTCACTGGCGAACTGATGGTCTATTTCCACTTCTCCCAGAGGAGTTAACCATGAGCCTTCGGTCATGGTGGAGAGTCCAGATCCTATCCCGGTGTGGTTGGGGCATAGTATAACCACTGTTTCAGGCATACCGTCTTCTGCCAGTTCCATGTAAGAACAGGCAGCCACTGGTCCAGAATAGGAGTAACCTGCATGAGGAGATATTAATCCTTTAATACTCCGTTTATTTCCCATTTTTCCCGGAAGTCTTCCAGGTCCTAATTCGTGCTGGTAACACCATTTAATCCTCTTTCTCAATGAATCTTCATCTGATTCATAGAACATCCCTGCCACTGCAGGTTTTCTAATCATAGAAATCCCCCTTTTAGTAAAAAGTTTTCTTAATTACTGGAATATCTGTAGAGTTTCAAGGATACACAGAATCCCAAGATAATGGGAGTTCCAGTTTATCAAGTGTTTTACTTATTTTACCAATTTTTTATTTAAGACTATTAAAGAGCTTTAACAATCACTAAACAGCTTATCATTGTAAATTGGGAGTTATTATGAGAATTATGAGTTAAGACCAGTGTGATTTGTAACCAGGTGATTTGTATAGTAATAGGTTTGTTTTAACGTGAAAAGTTATCCCTGTGAAAAGTTATCCCTGTGAAAAGTTATCCCTATGAAATGTTACCTCTGTGAAATGTTACCTCAGAGATTTTAAACCATCATGTTAAACAAAATCCCACATATTACTAATTTAATTCATCCATCAACATCCCAAAATCATAAGGGCCATTAATTAGGGCCCTTAAAAAAATTGATGGATATTGAGGGATATTTATTAACTCCAGGGGTATGAACTCCAGGGGCTCTCTTTATGTGGAGGGGGCCCCCACCCATATTGGATTGAAATTTTATATTTTGAGTTCGAATTCTGATGGGAGGATATCCAGGTCCTCTTCAGGAGCTAGTACTTCTCTTTCC
It contains:
- a CDS encoding putative dioxygenase (PFAM: Memo-like protein), which encodes MIRKPAVAGMFYESDEDSLRKRIKWCYQHELGPGRLPGKMGNKRSIKGLISPHAGYSYSGPVAACSYMELAEDGMPETVVILCPNHTGIGSGLSTMTEGSWLTPLGEVEIDHQFASELLNYYPLLDDDPSAHLKEHSCEVQLPFLQEISSDFQMVPVCMMMQDLETSRELGEAISHTARKLGRDLVVIASTDFTHYQPHEVAEAQDKKVLEAISAMDELEMMRTIQEFNVTMCGYGPVAATIEASKGMGATEVSVLQYATSGDTGGDYTSVVGYASAIFK
- a CDS encoding mevalonate kinase (PFAM: GHMP kinases C terminal; GHMP kinases N terminal domain~TIGRFAM: mevalonate kinase), which produces MTARASAPGKAILFGEHAVVYGKPAIAVAVDKRATVTLKEGTDNIIHVKIPELDVYGLISTETGIITQLNSEGEQDQNPGNMDAGIMKYIKSALFRTELGSSPDSGLNITVDLEIPIGAGLGSSAAITVATLAAASRYYQQELSLETLARTAHQVELEVQGAASPLDTTVSTHGGFLYFTHERGAVKIKPALKMPLVVGYTSQPGNTGILVKEVRKLCQAHPTIIKPILDIMETVTNQARESITKGEETRVGELMNINQGLLDALGVNTNELSRLIYHARSAGATGAKITGAGGGGSIIAYCPGKTWEVLGELESIENAFPVGISSKGVTW
- a CDS encoding putative archaeal kinase (PFAM: Amino acid kinase family), whose amino-acid sequence is MIILKLGGSVITRKDASKPTLDPVNLDRIAQEIARANVGELIIIHGAGSFGHLHARKYEIGSPIKTPEELESKKMGFTLTQNSVKNLNHFVCHYLLKYKIPAVAVPPSSFIITENKRIKSANLGIVKKYLEMGLVPVLYGDVVMDTDENIQMAVVSGDQLVNYLSKKLQPERIILGSDVDGIYDRDPKKHSQARLLEVVNSMEDLKFLEGARTVDVTGGMAGKLRELLELAEKGIESELINAGCEGLLESALKGEKVRGTIINK